From a single Nicotiana tomentosiformis chromosome 2, ASM39032v3, whole genome shotgun sequence genomic region:
- the LOC104089909 gene encoding protein IQ-DOMAIN 31-like: MGKSPAKWIKAVLFGKKSSKSHLSKDVTGEKKSSAKAPLGDLALNSPTLDPPVQNLDSGGECDQAGLEKGTSTDFACETASLSSATHEADPHVKGEIFSDDAEMERLEHAATKAQAAFRGYLARRAFRALKGIIRLQALIRGHLVRRQAVATLRCMQAIVRIQALARGQSVRLLHSGNQLVKKYSFGELKNPEQRPSKLTASAFPHKLLMAVPTAMPLSLQYDACEPNSAWQWLERWSLSRFWEPLPQPKKVVEAKSQKKQGNKQSVETEVVRSKRSVKKVLTSANGDAYAVSSSEPEKAKRNPRKFSHPHIEPVPDQPQNELEKVKRNLRKVSAALATPSERTETETEKVQQTPNLAQAQAQAQAQAQAQAKTSKSSAPDVEQIVVNSSEKTSDSAPEIEKLAVTEAPLPVAVDEPSNELLDHPTTKQQQLEDVGNTANSPVVNEELSSMEDHAAKERTRRRKSLPTKQENSENISQNTPNVPSYMAATQSAKAKLKAQGSAKVSEDGAENGFVRRHSLPSSTNGKFNTSSPRVQRPVQANGKGGNKNRPMSSSKDEKVLHPGWKR; encoded by the exons ATGGGGAAATCTCCGGCCAAATGGATCAAGGCTGTGCTTTTTGGCAAGAAATCATCCAAGTCTCATTTATCTAAG GATGTTACGGGTGAGAAAAAATCGTCTGCAAAAGCACCATTGGGGGATCTAGCTCTGAATTCACCAACTTTGGATCCACCAGTTCAGAATTTGGATAGCGGTGGTGAGTGTGATCAGGCTGGATTGGAAAAAGGGACAAGCACTGACTTTGCATGCGAAACCGCCTCACTATCTTCTGCAACACACGAAGCAGATCCGCATGTGAAGGGGGAAATTTTCTCAGATGATGCTGAGATGGAAAGACTAGAGCATGCTGCCACCAAAGCACAAGCAGCCTTTAGGGGTTACTTG GCTCGTCGGGCTTTTCGAGCTCTCAAAGGCATCATAAGGCTACAAGCACTTATTCGTGGACACTTGGTTAGGAGGCAAGCAGTTGCTACTCTACGCTGCATGCAGGCGATTGTCAGGATTCAGGCATTAGCTCGTGGTCAAAGTGTTAGACTCTTACATTCTGGGAATCAGCTGGTTAAAAAGTATAGTTTTGGAGAACTTAAG AATCCTGAGCAGAGGCCTTCAAAACTGACAGCTAGTGCATTTCCACATAAG CTACTTATGGCAGTGCCAACAGCCATGCCCTTGAGCCTTCAGTATGATGCGTGTGAACCTAATTCAGCTTGGCAATGGCTTGAACGATGGTCACTATCTCGATTTTGGGAACCACTTCCACAACCAAAGAAAGTTGTTGAAGCAAAGTCGCAGAAGAAACAGGGTAACAAGCAGAGTGTTGAAACAGAAGTAGTAAGATCAAAACGAAGTGTCAAGAAGGTTCTTACATCAGCAAATGGAGATGCTTATGCCGTAAGTTCCTCTGAACCAGAAAAAGCTAAACGTAACCCAAGGAAATTCTCACATCCTCACATAGAGCCAGTGCCGGATCAGCCTCAAAATGAACTTGAGAAAGTCAAGCGCAATTTAAGAAAAGTTTCTGCAGCTTTGGCAACACCTTCAGAAAGGACAGAAACAGAAACGGAAAAGGTACAACAAACTCCTAATCTGGCTCAGGCTCAAGCTCAAGCTCAAGCTCAAGCTCAAGCTCAAGCTAAAACATCAAAATCCTCAGCTCCAGATGTTGAACAAATAGTGGTTAATTCTTCTGAGAAAACGAGTGATTCAGCTCCTGAAATTGAGAAATTGGCTGTAACTGAAGCTCCTTTACCTGTAGCAGTGGATGAACCAAGTAATGAACTGCTTGATCATCCTACCACTAAGCAACAGCAATTGGAGGATGTTGGGAACACTGCAAACAGCCCAGTCGTCAACGAGGAGCTTAGCTCGATGGAAGATCACGCTGCCAAAGAAAGAACTAGGAGGAGGAAATCTCTTCCCACCAAGCAGGAGAATTCTGAGAATATTTCACAGAATACACCAAACGTGCCTAGTTATATGGCTGCCACTCAATCTGCTAAGGCAAAGCTTAAAGCTCAAGGATCTGCTAAGGTAAGTGAAGATGGAGCTGAAAATGGTTTTGTTCGGCGTCATTCTCTACCTTCCTCTACCAATGGCAAATTCAACACATCGTCACCTCGAGTACAAAGGCCAGTGCAAGCAAATGGAAAAGGTGGAAACAAGAACAGACCAATGTCATCCTCTAAAGATG AAAAGGTGCTTCACCCTGGTTGGAAGAGATGA
- the LOC104089908 gene encoding uncharacterized protein has translation MSSKVNSLLICLFILHLWSALIVRGRKIGIYEIKKGDFSVKITNYGARIISVLVPDKNGKIGDVVLGYDTIKEYKNDTSYFGAIVGRVANRIGGAQFTLNGTLYKLIANNGNNTLHGGPKGFSHVVWKVSKHERHGSHPHITLTYHSGDGEEGFPGDLRVSVTYALKDPYKLSVVMKAKALNKATPVNLAQHSYWNIGGHNSGDILSNVIQIFASHITPVDEHLIPTGEIIPVKNTPYDFLKPRKVGSQMINKHQNGYDINYVLDSSEKMKPVAIVYDKKSGRVMVVQASAPGVQFYTANFVINKKGKDGYVYQPHSALCLETQGFPDAVNHPNFPSTIVTPGKTYVHKMLYMFSLVKY, from the exons ATGTCTTCAAAGGTTAATAGTTTGTTGATATGTTTGTTCATTCTTCATCTGTGGTCTGCTCTCATTGTTAGAGGGCGAAAGATAGGGATATATGAGATCAAGAAAGGAGATTTCTCTGTTAAAATCACCAATTATGGTGCCAGAATCATCTCTGTTCTTGTTCCTGATAAGAATG GAAAAATAGGTGATGTTGTTCTTGGATATGACACTATCAAGGAATACAAG AATGATACAAGTTATTTTGGAGCAATAGTTGGAAGAGTTGCTAACCGAATTGGTGGTGCTCAATTTACTTTGAATGGAACCCTTTATAAGCTCATCGCTAATAATGGCAATAACACATTGCATG GCGGCCCTAAAGGATTTAGCCATGTTGTTTGGAAGGTGAGCAAACATGAGCGACATGGTTCACATCCTCACATTACTTTAACCTACCACAGTGGTGATGGTGAAGAAG GATTTCCTGGTGATCTTCGTGTCTCAGTTACTTATGCATTGAAAGATCCTTACAAGCTTAGTGTGGTAATGAAGGCAAAAGCTCTAAACAAGGCCACCCCTGTTAACTTGGCTCAACATTCTTATTGGAATATTGGTGGACACAACAGTGGCGATATCTTGTCCAACGTTATTCAAATCTTTGCATCACACATCACTCCAGTAGACGAACATCTCATTCCTACAGGCGAAATCATCCCTGTCAAGAACACGCCATACGACTTCCTAAAACCTCGTAAAGTGGGGAGCCAGATGATCAACAAACACCAAAATGGATATGACATCAACTATGTACTTGACAGCAGTGAGAAAATGAAACCTGTGGCAATAGTATATGATAAGAAGTCAGGAAGAGTGATGGTTGTACAAGCATCTGCACCCGGTGTCCAATTCTACACTGCAAACTTTGTCATTAATAAAAAGGGGAAAGATGGATATGTATATCAGCCTCATTCAGCTTTGTGTTTGGAGACTCAAGGGTTCCCAGATGCTGTGAATCATCCGAATTTCCCTTCGACAATTGTGACTCCAGGAAAGACCTACGTTCACAAGATGCTGTATATGTTCTCACTCGTGAAATACTAG
- the LOC104089906 gene encoding ubiquitin-conjugating enzyme E2 2: MSTPARKRLMRDFKRLQQDPPAGISGAPFDNNIMLWNAVIFGPDDTPWDGGTFKLTLQFTEDYPNKPPTVRFISRMFHPNIYADGSICLDILQNQWSPIYDVAAILTSIQSLLCDPNPNSPANSEAARMFSENKREYNRKVREIVEQSWTAD; this comes from the exons ATGTCGACGCCGGCGAGGAAAAGATTGATGAGGGATTTTAAGAGGTTACAGCAGGATCCTCCTGCCGGcatcagtggtgctccttttgaCAACAATATTATGCTCTGGAATGCTGTTATATTCGG TCCTGATGACACACCTTGGGATGGAG GTACGTTTAAGCTCACACTTCAATTTACGGAGGATTACCCCAACAAGCCTCCAACTGTGCGGTTTATTTCCAGGATGTTCCATCCAAATA TTTATGCCGATGGAAGTATATGCTTGGACATACTGCAAAATCAGTGGAGTCCTATATATGACGTAGCTGCTATACTTACTTCAATCCAG TCTTTGCTCTGTGATCCAAACCCAAACTCGCCAGCTAATTCAGAAGCAGCACGCATGTTTAGTGAGAATAAGCGCGAGTACAACAGGAAGGTGCGTGAGATTGTTGAGCAGAGCTGGACAGCAGACTAA